A stretch of the Pseudomonas helvetica genome encodes the following:
- a CDS encoding succinate dehydrogenase iron-sulfur subunit: MLQVSVYRYNPDQDAAPFMQEFKVDTGGKDLMVLDVLALIKEQDEGFSYRRSCREGVCGSDGMNINGKNGLACVTPLSAVVKGNKLIVRPLPGLPVIRDLVVDMSIFYKQYEKVKPFLQNDTPAPAIERLQTPEEREKLDGLYECILCACCSTSCPSFWWNPDKFLGPAALLQAYRFLADSRDTKTSERLASLDDPFSVFRCRGIMNCVNVCPKGLNPTKAIGHIRNMLLQSGV, encoded by the coding sequence ATGTTGCAAGTCAGTGTTTATCGCTACAACCCTGATCAGGACGCCGCGCCGTTCATGCAGGAATTCAAGGTCGACACCGGTGGTAAAGACCTGATGGTGCTGGACGTGCTGGCCCTGATCAAAGAGCAGGACGAGGGTTTCTCCTATCGTCGCTCTTGCCGTGAAGGTGTTTGCGGTTCCGACGGCATGAACATCAACGGCAAAAACGGTCTGGCCTGCGTCACGCCGCTGTCTGCCGTCGTCAAAGGTAACAAGTTGATCGTTCGTCCTCTGCCAGGTTTGCCGGTTATCCGTGACCTGGTCGTCGATATGAGCATCTTCTACAAGCAATACGAAAAGGTTAAGCCTTTCCTGCAGAACGACACGCCGGCTCCGGCCATCGAGCGTCTGCAGACTCCTGAAGAGCGTGAAAAACTCGACGGTCTGTACGAGTGCATCCTGTGCGCTTGCTGCTCGACCTCTTGCCCGTCCTTCTGGTGGAACCCGGACAAGTTCCTGGGTCCAGCTGCTCTGCTGCAAGCCTACCGCTTCCTGGCAGACAGCCGTGACACCAAGACTTCCGAGCGTCTGGCTTCGCTGGATGACCCGTTCAGCGTATTCCGCTGCCGCGGGATCATGAACTGCGTCAACGTATGTCCGAAAGGCCTGAACCCGACTAAGGCCATCGGTCACATACGTAACATGCTGCTGCAAAGCGGCGTGTGA
- the sdhA gene encoding succinate dehydrogenase flavoprotein subunit, translating into MSNSVNTLSFDAIIIGGGGAGMRAALQLAQGGHKTAVVTKVFPTRSHTVSAQGGITCAIASADPNDDWRWHMYDTVKGSDYIGDQDAIEYMCSVGPEAVFELEHMGLPFSRTEQGRIYQRPFGGQSKDFGKGGQAARTCAAADRTGHALLHTLYQANLKAGTVFLNEYYGVDLVKNEDGAFVGMIVICIETGETSYVRANATVLATGGAGRIYSSTTNALINTGDGVGMALRAGVPVQDIEMWQFHPTGIAGAGVLVTEGCRGEGGYLINKHGERFMERYAPNAKDLAGRDVVARSMVKEIIAGNGCGPDGDHVMLKLDHLGEEVLHSRLPGIMELSKTFAHVDPAVAPIPVVPTCHYMMGGVATNIHGQAITQDADGKDQIIPGLFAVGEVACVSVHGANRLGGNSLLDLVVFGRAAGLFLEQTLKEGVDYARPRQSDIDAALARLDGLNSRTEGEDVATLRKELQSCMQNYFGVFRTGEYMQKGIAQLADLRGRIANVKINDKSQAFNTARIEALELQNLLEVAEATAIAAEIRKESRGAHAREDYEDRDDENWLCHTLYFPGDKRVTKRAVNFSPKTVPTFEPKIRTY; encoded by the coding sequence ATGTCTAACTCAGTAAATACGCTTTCGTTCGACGCCATCATCATTGGCGGCGGCGGTGCCGGCATGCGCGCTGCGCTGCAGCTGGCACAAGGTGGTCACAAGACTGCCGTAGTTACCAAGGTTTTCCCGACTCGTTCGCACACCGTATCCGCACAGGGTGGCATCACCTGCGCCATCGCCTCCGCTGATCCGAACGATGACTGGCGCTGGCACATGTACGATACCGTCAAGGGTTCCGACTACATCGGTGACCAGGACGCTATCGAATACATGTGTTCCGTAGGCCCGGAAGCGGTCTTCGAGCTCGAGCACATGGGCTTGCCGTTCTCCCGTACCGAACAGGGTCGCATCTATCAGCGTCCGTTCGGCGGTCAGTCGAAAGACTTCGGTAAAGGTGGCCAGGCTGCCCGTACCTGCGCTGCTGCCGACCGTACCGGTCACGCTCTGCTGCACACCCTGTACCAGGCCAACCTCAAGGCCGGCACCGTATTCCTCAACGAATACTACGGCGTCGACCTGGTGAAGAACGAAGACGGTGCCTTTGTCGGCATGATCGTCATCTGCATCGAAACCGGCGAAACCTCCTACGTCCGCGCTAACGCCACCGTTCTGGCGACTGGCGGTGCAGGTCGTATCTACTCGTCCACCACCAACGCCCTGATCAACACCGGTGACGGCGTCGGCATGGCTCTGCGTGCTGGCGTGCCGGTACAAGACATCGAAATGTGGCAGTTCCACCCGACCGGCATCGCCGGCGCCGGTGTACTGGTTACCGAGGGTTGCCGCGGTGAAGGCGGTTACCTGATCAACAAGCACGGCGAGCGTTTCATGGAGCGTTATGCTCCGAACGCCAAAGACCTTGCTGGTCGTGACGTGGTTGCTCGCTCGATGGTTAAAGAAATCATCGCCGGCAACGGTTGCGGTCCGGATGGCGACCACGTGATGCTGAAACTCGATCACCTCGGTGAAGAAGTTCTGCACAGCCGTCTGCCAGGCATCATGGAACTGTCCAAGACCTTCGCTCACGTCGATCCAGCCGTAGCGCCGATCCCGGTTGTTCCAACCTGCCACTATATGATGGGCGGCGTTGCCACCAACATTCATGGTCAGGCAATCACTCAGGATGCCGACGGCAAGGACCAGATCATTCCTGGCCTGTTCGCGGTAGGCGAAGTGGCGTGCGTATCGGTTCACGGTGCCAACCGTCTGGGCGGCAACTCGCTGCTCGACCTGGTGGTGTTCGGCCGTGCGGCCGGCCTGTTCCTGGAGCAGACCCTGAAAGAAGGCGTCGACTACGCTCGCCCTCGCCAGTCCGACATCGACGCAGCCCTGGCGCGTCTCGATGGCCTGAACTCGCGTACCGAAGGCGAAGACGTCGCTACCCTGCGTAAAGAGCTGCAAAGCTGCATGCAGAACTACTTCGGTGTATTCCGTACCGGCGAATACATGCAGAAGGGTATTGCTCAGCTGGCTGATCTGCGTGGCCGTATCGCCAACGTCAAGATCAACGATAAGAGCCAGGCGTTCAACACTGCTCGTATCGAAGCGCTGGAACTGCAAAACCTGCTGGAAGTGGCCGAAGCTACTGCCATTGCTGCAGAGATCCGCAAAGAGTCCCGCGGCGCTCACGCCCGTGAAGACTACGAAGATCGCGACGACGAAAACTGGCTGTGCCACACCCTGTACTTCCCGGGTGACAAGCGCGTTACCAAGCGTGCCGTGAACTTCTCGCCGAAGACTGTTCCGACTTTTGAACCTAAGATTCGGACTTATTAA
- the sdhD gene encoding succinate dehydrogenase, hydrophobic membrane anchor protein: MVTSVTNLSRSGLYDWMAQRVSAVVLAAYFIFLIGYLVAHPGLGYAQWHLLFANNWMRIFSLLALVALGAHAWVGMWTIATDYLTPMALGKSATAVRFLFQAVCGVAMFAYFVWGVQILWGI, from the coding sequence ATGGTAACCAGCGTTACGAACCTATCGCGTTCGGGCCTCTATGACTGGATGGCACAGCGTGTGTCTGCGGTCGTTCTCGCGGCTTATTTCATTTTCCTGATCGGATACCTTGTTGCGCACCCTGGCCTTGGCTACGCCCAATGGCACTTGCTGTTCGCAAACAACTGGATGCGCATCTTCAGTCTGTTGGCCCTGGTTGCCCTTGGCGCTCACGCCTGGGTCGGCATGTGGACCATCGCGACCGACTACCTGACGCCGATGGCGCTGGGCAAGTCCGCGACTGCAGTACGTTTCCTTTTCCAGGCAGTATGCGGCGTTGCAATGTTCGCTTACTTCGTCTGGGGTGTGCAGATTCTCTGGGGTATCTGA